The Carassius carassius chromosome 32, fCarCar2.1, whole genome shotgun sequence DNA window atatatatatatatatatacacacatacatacacactagGGGTTGCAAAGACTAATCAACttcaatgctctctctctctctctctcatatatatatatatatatatatatatatatatatatatatatatatatatatatatatatatatatatatatatatatacatatatatatatatatacatatatattcttcacacaaaaaaaatatattgcataGCATATTCTTTATGATGTTGCATTATGCTGAGGATTGTTTCAAACAGCATTTTCTGCATACTATGTTTCTCTCATTTCTAATGAAATTGTTCCAAGGCTTTTTCCAACACTATTTATGCTCATCTCTGAACCATAAGAAAATTTATTATTTCAAAGCTATTAAGAGGTACATAATGGACAGTGGGTCTAATGAGCCTTATGTTGAAAACTCGTTGCATATGTCTTTAACTCAAGGAATAGGTTTTCTTAGAATTCTCTTATAAAATCAGCCTTTTTCAATGTAATATTCTTCTATTATTATTTAGTCTGATGAAACACAAAGGGAGAAGGAAGTACAGGAGATGGCTCATCTAAATACATGTCGGGTTATACTGCTCTTCTCCATCATTTGATGAATAATTTTAGTGAATTTGTCCCAAATTGACCGACTTGCATTATAATCGGTATCACTTGCTCGAAAACAGACATCCACTTACTTCCTGAATAAACACCGTCTGAATGGATGCTTACGACTCGGTCACGTGTAGGCACACGTGCACTCATTCTGATCTCAGTGGAGAAAAAAGGGGGAAGAAAACATGTGCTCTTTTCTGTGAGCACCCACCTGCGTTCTGTGCCAGATCACGGAGGCTCTGGAGTGGCCTAATTTGTTCCGGCAGGGTCCTTTGTCATAATGGATCAGGAGGAAGTCGTCCTGTCAAACACACAATATTACGAGAGGCCAGTCATTATATACGTGGGTGTTTGGAACAGCTGCATGAAGGAAGCTGTTTGCATTTACAGCCTTGATTCAAGGCTAACATGCAGCAGCCACTTGaccaataaaaatacagttaagatAGCAGCATGATGTTAAGAGTGTTAAGCTGAGATATTGAGCACTTACGTCCAGAGACTCCAGACAGTACCAGCAGAAAGCGTGCTTGCAGTTCTTGCACATCATCTGGGCACAGCCCTCGTCTCTTTCTATGTAAACTTTACATTTGGGACAGCGTTTTATGGGGGCATCGTCATCGTCAGCCTTAAAGAACGAACTGGAAAAAAAGATTATAGTACAGTTAAAGGGGTGGTAAAACGCGGTTTTtcgaaggcttgattgtgtttgtggggtgcactgtaacatgtgttcatgctttgttttttaaaaaatcgcattatttttcatatattttacctttactctacactgctctgtcCCTTCTTGTAAAACGGTCTGATGGTTTCCGGGTTCTATGAAGCCAGTCCCACAAAAATAgcaatgggctcagattggttagctggcccagtgtgttgtgattcgctaaccGCCTAGAGCACGTTTTTCGGTAACGTCACGCCCCTTACCTTTACCAGTCGTCTGTGCTTTGGTGGTATTAGAAACAATGGCGTCAATAAAACCATACCAATTTGAGCCCGAATCGGACCCAGAAATTTTTAATGAAGATGAACGAGCAGAACCTGTTAAAGAACGGCGTTTAAATGACGTTTCAGAatggtatgttttttgttgttgatatctaatacttttttagatacgctgtaatttaattgtactaattataatagttgatgtttaatttataacattaataagtgtttgtctattaacaaaagtgtattcaagaaccttttttatttaaaaatatatatatattttattaggtgtACATGTAATAACTGTGCAAAAAATGCCAATTGAAGAGGAAAACATCTGCTGCAAAGAAATACAGAAGGTAGTGTAATAAGCTATTACCAAAATTATGCATAACGTGTTAATAGTTCTGTATaattctttttttcatatttaaaagatgaaCATAGGTTAATTGTACAGTATGTTCTCATTGTCTTACATTACTGTTTAGGTTGTAAAACGAATGATGGAGGTTCCAGACCCTCCTAAATGTATGGTTGAGCATCCAGGTTTTGAACCAAACTGCTTAAATCCGTATACTttgcaaaatatcaataatatttacagagctgactatggaccagtgagacgcagaaatgaagaggagtaagtatttattaaattttaagaaattatgttgtgtaaaaaaacataaataaaagacaatagatacaaaatatatatatttacacatttatatttactatatagttattcaaagacaaaaactaatcaaaatatacatttttatcaaacatattttcaCATCACATATACATGTTTCCAATATACCACTGGTTTTATACACAATATTGAGGTTTTCTATTCCTGCCATAGGCGTTTCCGTTATCTGGCCTATCGCAGCTTTGTCAGCTGGTGCTGGGGCTACCTAGGACGTAGTGTGAGGGttgtcatcccctcatgtgttgTTAACCGGATCCGTCTACAGTTTCCTGATCCAGCGGGACAGTCTGTTGGGTTCCGGCCACCCCTCGACTGAATCGTGACACACACTGGGCAATCACCTCTTCTTTGGAAAGTTTTTCATACTGTGATGACAGAGGAGGTGGAATGGGGATTGCATGCAGCTCTTCCGCATATGGCTTGGGGTCCACAAAGACTTTATGTAACAGAAGGCTCATAAGGTCATCGACATAGTCTGTAAAAAAACAGAATACTGAGTCACTCTATGgttttacataattactgataaataatctacctttgttttataattaacatttgtgtaatatttataaatattttttgtaagcttatatttattttattatagctttttttatatattattgttaagaAAACAAACTTACTGTATGTTGGTTCTATTTTCACTGGCTTTGCTGTGCATTCCCCTTTTTTGGACTTTGGAAAAACGATCTTATACACAGCCTGTCCTTCAGTTGTTGTTGCCTGCTCACGGTTAGCATTTTCATTATAGTGCATTGCTGCAAGATACAGCCTGTAATCAGTGCACAAtccataaaatatgaatattagtagactgtgttgtgacaaataaacaaacaattcagaATAAGAGACAAATGTTCAATCAATGATTATAATGGTTTCTTTCTTGCAAGAAAGGCTCACAGTCGCACAGTCAGTCAAAAGAATGTGAGTGCTCGCCAAGATGGGAGGCTTTATAGCTCTTTATATCTCTGCTACTCATATCATAGATAACATACTGTAGGGCCACAGGCAAGGCTCCTAACCTATTTAACCTTTTTCTTCCTTATTaggaaagaacattatttattatagggaaagatcattaatattaataaaataatgaataaaaaaacatttccataacaattgttagaaacaatgcttataaatattactgaatatgtcaaagattattacctgcacaacattcctatgaaagggaaaatcacgttctttggggcaaaacgcaaaatcagactgtggaaagcctccagtgatgacgtctgaaagttgtggctgagcttttctatatccttgagaactctcttgttgtataatagcttttccactttatggagcgctattgatcctgtaaccaaacagataaaatatgaagaaaatctcAATTTTACTAGtttattgtcattttattgtcatttgtctCTCTATACAGTCATACCTGGTTGGATCCATTTTTTTGGATCCCTGGAAACTTTGTCTGGGTGTTCACACTTGGGGAAGAGGTGGTTCTCATGAACATGTACATATTGGATGTGGTTCTGCAGTGAATTCCACTTCGCCACCTTTTCTGTCCCAGACTCGCACTCCAGTAAACATGGTTTTTGATGCTGTGCAACCATTTTTTCAGCACCTCACAGTCCTTCATTTTTGAAAGTTTGTCAAGTTTCTTAGATAAACCTGTACAAAGTAAAAGCTTGGTTGTACAATCATTATTTCAAGATAATCaaattaccacaaaaataaaaatgtacatgttaggttgaacaattaactgaataagaatcaattaataatacaaagataaataatttCCTTTCTCAAAGTGCCACACGTCATAGAACTGAGTGATATTGCGGTCCCTCAGGTACTTCTGAATCTGCGGATGGCGATCGGTGACGATGTAGTCAACAGCTAAACCATTAGACTCGAGCTTATCGAGACAACGCTTCAATCCCTCCTTTTCCATGTGATAACTTCCACCAACCTCGTTGCTCTGTTGTTGGGtacacaacatttcaaatgtataaacagagtagagtataaacaataacagataaaagaaaatgtaaataaattttttaaatgcttaattactAACCTGAACTAGTTGAAGATCCAGAATTTTGTTGGTTTCCATGTGCATAATGGTGTAGCTGCCAAATTTTGCTAAGTGTCCTATTGTAAACATCATAATCATATATAGAACATTACTGAGAACATCAGtatcataatattttaggaaaactcaaagactataaaataaacggcgtgattttttttaatatactgtaaacgtACCTGGCGTGTCAGCACGCATATCTCCAGCCACAGCAACATTTCCTCCCTCTTGCAGCTGTCTTATAAGATTCAGTTGATCTTGGTTCCACTTGTGTATTATGGTAGGCTCAATGAAATTCCGGGCATGAATCCTAAAAGTTACGAAATGCATCATCTGGAGCTTCATGGCCttgaaaatctattaacatagaaatcatacagtacatacataatgaaacaacacagtatttttttgtgaattttattgtaattgtaatacctTCTCTAGTTGTTTAAAAGATCCACCGGTAAAATACGTTGCAGTAGACAATAGCAGGTTTCCAAGTGGGGTACTCCCTACAATGGGCTGGCTCTGCCACTGTCTGTAGTAGTTACACTTTTCACAAAGCTGGGTGAATGCAACAAAAGTCCCCCTTCGTCTGATCTGGACAACACACTTTGTCTTACAAATTGGACAGGACACAAACAGCTCTCGAAGACAGctttcaaaaacaatgtatttgttaTCGCTGTGGTCGGGCTGTGGATCTATCCTAAggcaatataaaaagaataaatattaggaagttgctttcatgttttatatatttttttaaacacaaatgtgttggtaaaaaagtgtgtaaatatgtatttatatcttaCGCCAATTCTGATTCTTCAGTAACAACAGAATCTGGGTTATATGTGGAATCGGTGGGTTcgacatttaattctgattcttctTCCTCATCTAACACCAGACGAGGTCTCTTACTGGGCCTGAAGACTGAGCCTCTTACTGGTGTTGAAGACAGCTGCACATCAGGAAACATCTCAGTTGTTTGGGTGCCCACATCATGACCATAATATGTTGCCTGAATGCCtataagtacaaaaaaaaagtaaaaaatacaattactcataaccatctgtcatgctattacaatttttttacagtgagaaaCATAAGCCACTTTCTAATACACATAAGTTTCAGTAGCcggtataacaattataataaaaaaagacaatgtgtACTAGAACTGGATATGATAAagtaacacaaacacatttaatgtcTGTATTTCATACCTTTgctccttaagtggaaactgctcAATGTACCCATTGAAAGTTGTGTGCCCACTGATCGCATCTTTGGCTTTATCTCTGTGGCTACAGTTTCGGTCTCTATAGGGTCTGACTGACATCCAACTTCATGAAGTGTAGATGTAGTGGGGAGCTCTTGGGAACTCGAACCCTGCTGAGATGTTGTCtgtaaaaaataatgacaatatgtaatcaatgatcaaattacagcttaaaacatacatttgtcatgtaaaatagtaggaaaaaattaattactggataataatcattggaccacaaaaaataagcttcataagcaagaatttcatataattgttctaacaaattatattagtcaaagggattttttttgattaaagagTGAAGATCGGTACTGAATGGAAtcgttacttttgtatttttagaacGCTTATAGCCAAATATCTGTCGCTATAACTATTAACCCAAAACGAACACTAAACATTGGATTTACTATAGTAGCCAAATCAAACACAGAACCATGTTTAGCATGCCTgcagataaacaaacatgtaGATAAACAATACATAAACGCTCTAATCAAATAATGATATACACTAATTCCAAGTTCGCGGTTGAGATTAAGAAAAAGAGtttgtaacgttaacgttaggggTTTGTCGAATGCATGAATGAGCATTTAACAAACTGGTTTGCTGAGCCAAACAGCGATGTTATTTGTTCACTTCCTTGATACAATGTACAATAAGCAATACAAACtattacagtaaaacacatcgacgaaaaataagtcatacttacaggttgtggcccgtaaacagcttctgtttttaaagttggaactgctccatctttcaggacaaGCCGTTGGGCGAATCCTGCATTGAACTCGCGAAGATTGTGGAAGCTTTCCTCCGTAAAATGAGCAGCACAGAGAGCGAGATTTGGGTAATAATTTTGAGGGAccgagttaaaaaaaaattttaaccaTTGATCCCTAACTTCCCCGTCCCTAGGAAGGCTGAACAAAGTGGACCTGCAATccggatgaaaataacagcgttcgtCGGCAGCGCGGCAATGACACTCCAGCATACAACAACTCTTCTCAATCTCCACAGCAATATAAAATGGCCTCGCTCCCCACCCCGCCCCCCCTAATTTATTATTCTCGGAGGAGGGGTTTTGGGCTTAGTGACGTCAGCAACCCTGGAGGAATGTCGTGTAGTCCCTACCGGCCGTTTGCTGTAGTCCTTAGaaatggatttctttaaaagcaaatatctccctttgcttaaaactttgaacgttgtaactttgcagatgttgtttatgctcaaacaggaaCATTACACACTAGCTAAAGTTAGAAAAGTGAAATCGTGTTTTATCACCCCTTTAAAATGAACCATTTTTACGTTCCAGGTTGCGGGGTACAAAGGTCTGGTACTGGTACTACagtccgatacttttttactctgatAGGCCCTTTGCTTTTATATGTACTAGAGAGTTGCGGGCCAGGGACAGTGTTCACTGTTAATGGAGAGGCTGACCCACAGGGACCGAGCTGACAGGTACAAGCCCATTCATTTCCAGGACAATTCCCAGTCTATTGATCTAAGGGAAGTGACACTCTAGGTCAAACCTCTCACAGGACGTTAAACAGCAGCAGAGTCTGACTCACTGTCCTGCAACACTACAGATTAGCAAAGCAGTTTATTATCAGAGTAAAGTAgtatttaataatcataataaatggTAGTAATGTGATTATTTCTGTTttgatttgatatatatatatatatatatacaatatacaacattgttcagaagtttggggtcagtactttttttttttttttaaagatgttaatacttttcttcagcaagggtgcattaaattaatcatatgacagacagtaaagacttttacaattaataaaaaaattattttatacttgGATTCACTTCATATATATATTGAAGCATTAAGTAataaactgttttcagcattagaaatgtttcttgtgcacaatatcagcatattaaaatgatttctgaaggatcatgtgatactgaagtctggagtaattaATTATGTAGGATATGACCTAATTATAGCCATCAGATTTGATTCTATTATGACAAGTGGGCTTATTAATTGTAATAAGccaagatattttttttcttcttcccacACAGCCATATCAGGCAGCTGGCCTGAGGCCAGTGTGAGAGAGTTCTCAGTCAGCTGCCAATGAAAGTTTTACATTCACTGGTATTGTACATCCATTTTTCATCCATTCCAAActtcaatattttgttttatgtaatgtaatttacattGTTGTAGCAAATTATGATGATATGTCACCAAGATAATGCTAACTCAACAGTCTTatgaaaaactgtaatgtgaaaatctgaaaaaaataaaaataacactgtaaaaattcaaataatctaaaaacaaataaaagaattaaCTGTTTAACTGTGCAAAGCCATCACATTAGTTCACAGGGTGGCTCAGGATACCCCCTTTGTTTTCCAAATatagtttaattatatttacactgaccaaatcaagacatttttttttaaagggaggCATGTCCGCTCCTAGCTCCTTGAGGAAACAACAGCCCGTTTAAAGTGTAAATTGGGTCCAATTTGATTTAAGCCATCTAAAAACGGTTTATCTCCCCCTGAGATATACTTTGGAGTTTAGGTGCAATCTCAAACATGAAATGATACAGAAACTGAGCTATAAACTTGAAAGGCTCTAATGTGTATTAGTGAAGCAATGCACTTCACAGCAGGCTGAGTGTTCATTCCTGTACGACCCAAGATCAAGGATCAAGCAATGATGCTTTCGCTTTTGAATGAAGTGAGCGTGTGACAGGAATGACAAATAACACCTGTGCATGAATCTCTGGCTTACTGAGCAGAGAGCAAAGCGCTCTCCTGCAACTAGAAGCAGAAAATCCTTTCTTAGACTGAATGAGAAATATGTTCTATATTGCAGAAAAACACAGATGGATCATGGTATTTCGTTACAAATCTCACTGTCATCTCATCAACATATAACATCATTACACACAACATGCCTCACCGTGACAGCTGGATTCACATTAGGACAATTAGGGAGGATGGGAACGTTTAAATGCACATCAAAGAGACAAAACTACACCGAGGCGTAGCTGCTGATAAATGGGGAGGAGAAAGACTCATGTTCAGTACAAGTTCATCCGTGGCATAAATGTACCCCAAAAGATAATTGATATTGACTCATCCTTCGTCTTGTTTACAAATACAAGTGAGACATTACAACTGGAGTGAATGgggccaattattattatttttttttagcatactttaaggtccaattcttgccaTTAACAACTGTTAACTATGAATTTAGCCTCACTAAACTTCTAATTTcctgcttattaatattaatgtagttgttaagtttaggtattgagtCTAATTAGTGATGTAGAATACGGtcgtgcagaatatgtgctttataaagcactaataaacagccaatttattaaaaaaaggcaTGATAAGCAATTAGTTAATAGTGACTGTAAACAGTAAACTGTTCcctttttttggaaaacaaaaatatgaaaacttTAGGTTAGGTAAGAAGTCTTATgcttaggctgcattaatttgatcaaagtaCAGAAAACAGTAGTACtgtgcaatattattacaattttagataacggttttctattttaatatattttacaattttattgaaccatgtgaagctgaattttaagaagcctccagtctttagtatcatgatccttcagaaatcattctgatattctgaaaaaattttttttagagaacagttgcactgcttaatatttttgtggaaacaatgcttcagtgatttttttttcttttcaggattatttcatgaatagaaagttcaaggaTCATTCTTGACGAATTttgaaaaaattacattacagtacataaaaCCCCACAAACTTTGGAATGGCatcaaataattttataaatcccCTTACATTAATTATTCTCCTAAAATGTGTGAATAATTTGATGTTCTACAGTTTTCCCTGTCGTTTTTACAGTCACTTTACAATTACATATTACTTCATCAAGTAATAATTACACAATTACAATTGACAATTACACAAAAAAGGTCTGAAAATTCTGTTGCATGTTGAATGTTTCAGTTCCATTGCTGTCTACGGAGGGCCAGAGAgccctcagatttcatcaaaaatatcttaatttttcttccaaagatgaacaaaggtcttacaggtttggaatgacacgagggtgaataattaaaatgacagaattttaatttttgggtgaactatccctttaagtacccCCCCTCCACAGGCTAAAATCATGTAAAGTTGTCATTGCTGTGGCTACAATGATGAAACAAAGTACTTTAAAGTTTACAGATTGGCCACATTCACTTCTATTAAACTCAATTTGCACCGAATCTAGAAGAACTCTTAAAAAGGCAACAGTACCTGCTCTCTCCGGGCAGAAACGCGGTGATGGGAACGTTCTCTTGGCAGTCTTGGTCTGGGTGCCAGCTGGACTTGCAGGCAGAACAGAACTCAAGTGTGCAAACATTGCACTGCACCAACTGAGGAAGCGTCATGTCAGATTCCTTCAGCTGGCACACGGCCTGGCACGTGGAGGACGGGCACCAGGTCCGGCTCGGGTCCAGCAGCACCTCTGCAGGGGGTGAGAGATGAAAGATCATACACGGTTTCCTTGAGTGTATATTTTTGGCTGCTTTCTGCTGATGTGTGCTGACAGGTCACCAAGGTTACACCATCAGAGGTGGAGGGGT harbors:
- the LOC132112913 gene encoding uncharacterized protein LOC132112913 isoform X1 is translated as MVAQHQKPCLLECESGTEKVAKWNSLQNHIQYVHVHENHLFPKCEHPDKVSRDPKKWIQPGSIALHKVEKLLYNKRVLKDIEKLSHNFQTSSLEAFHSLILRFAPKNVIFPFIGMLCRLYLAAMHYNENANREQATTTEGQAVYKIVFPKSKKGECTAKPVKIEPTYNYVDDLMSLLLHKVFVDPKPYAEELHAIPIPPPLSSQYEKLSKEEVIAQCVSRFSRGVAGTQQTVPLDQETVDGSG
- the LOC132112913 gene encoding uncharacterized protein LOC132112913 isoform X2, with the translated sequence MVAQHQKPCLLECESGTEKVAKWNSLQNHIQYVHVHENHLFPKCEHPDKVSRDPKKWIQPGSIALHKVEKLLYNKRVLKDIEKLSHNFQTSSLEAFHSLILRFAPKNVIFPFIGMLCRLYLAAMHYNENANREQATTTAKPVKIEPTYNYVDDLMSLLLHKVFVDPKPYAEELHAIPIPPPLSSQYEKLSKEEVIAQCVSRFSRGVAGTQQTVPLDQETVDGSG
- the LOC132112912 gene encoding probable E3 ubiquitin-protein ligase RNF144A-A, whose protein sequence is MTTARYRPTWDLALDPLVSCKLCLGEFPLEQMTTITQCQCVFCTLCLKQYVELLIKDGFETAISCPDSACPKRGHLQENEIECMVATEIMQRYRKLQFEKEVLLDPSRTWCPSSTCQAVCQLKESDMTLPQLVQCNVCTLEFCSACKSSWHPDQDCQENVPITAFLPGESSSFFKADDDDAPIKRCPKCKVYIERDEGCAQMMCKNCKHAFCWYCLESLDDDFLLIHYDKGPCRNKLGHSRASVIWHRTQVVGIFAGFGLLLLVASPFLLLATPFVLCCKCKCSKGDDDPLPT